A window of the Cicer arietinum cultivar CDC Frontier isolate Library 1 chromosome 6, Cicar.CDCFrontier_v2.0, whole genome shotgun sequence genome harbors these coding sequences:
- the LOC101505422 gene encoding uncharacterized protein isoform X1: MNFRCISSSCKRKSSTPFSCSSSHQNNNNPLSMLNNSFNNNNNDGDGDDAAERAFCCRFIGPPPSQTEVHHALSSLQRVLGSTSRIEPFRDTYCDKPENEQGHVSKDEADTDWLEPTLFPYNPIMLQANGSDRVFFAIHLLQTDPSVQRLVKSLSTDEAVWEAVLNNEVVQELRESISADIKFADQEHVLQSLDEIANDNPHNTTNVLIWLVNTARAKFMEVIEKITKIVINFFQDSFNKTAADTEDSKPFNEKLRVSFMLSIMVLLIVVVSRVQS, from the exons ATGAATTTTCGTTGCATTTCTTCTTCTTGCAAACGCAAATCATCAACCCCTTTTTCATGCTCTTCTTctcatcaaaataataataatcccCTTTCCATGTTGAACAACtctttcaataataataataatgacggTGATGGTGATGATGCTGCCGAACGTGCGTTTTGTTGTCGTTTCATTGGCCCTCCTCCTTCTCAAACTGAAGTTCATCATGCACTCTCTTCTCTCCAGCG GGTGTTAGGGTCCACTTCGCGTATTGAGCCCTTTAGGGACACATATTGCGACAAACCAGAAAATGAGCAAGGCCATGTTTCTAAAGATGAGGCAGATACAGACTGGCTAGAACCAACTTTGTTTCCATATAATCCGATAATGCTACAAGCAAATGGATCTGATAGAGTTTTTTTTGCAATTCACTTGTTGCAGACTGATCCATCTGTTCAG AGATTAGTAAAATCATTATCAACGGATGAAGCTGTTTGGGAGGCTGTTCTGAACAATGAAGTCGTTCAGGAACTCAGAGAGTCAATATCTGCAG ACATCAAATTTGCAGATCAAGAGCATGTTCTTCAGAGTCTAGATGAGATTGCTAATGATAACCCTCATAATACAACAAATGTTTTAATTTGGCTAGTAAATACTGCCAGAGCCAAATTCATGGAAGTAATTGAGAAAATTACGAAGATTgtgatcaatttttttcaagatTCATTTAACAAGACGGCTGCCGATACAGAAGATTCTAAACCCTTTAATGAGAAACTGAGAGTTTCTTTCATGCTTTCCATCATGGTCTTGTTGATTGTGGTGGTGAGTCGTGTCCAAAGTTAA
- the LOC101505757 gene encoding uncharacterized protein isoform X2 → MDKDPNETPRPPRKVKYTPKKLKPRETKIQSRCGADEQNSVETQARVHRLNLEAPVARRETKVEKQSSLQVAFGPKGSSSPSLKTFSSGNSKTSGSKSKISANEKNGSTHYSTAIVDQSNTCVIDVADDDTTDSSDGKIKKDYKDPWDLNSNYPITLPLRKPYSGDPEILNEIEFGEAATNVEYDDKTLDSAKELGLLQDSNEQHRMLFFKLPVVLPFIKGEEKSGTSKVAANTKKGTNLLELPGGYMGKMLVYKSGAVKIKLGETLFDVSPGTKSICAQDVIAMNTAQKHCCNLGTVDAKVVVTPDFGSIELEDR, encoded by the exons ATGGATAAGGATCCAAACGAGACTCCACGACCTCCCCGGAAG GTGAAGTACACTCCAAAGAAGCTCAAACCTCGAGAAACCAAAAT CCAATCGCGTTGTGGAGCAGATGAACAAAATAGTGTTGAAACTCAAGCTCGCGTGCATCGTTTGAAT TTGGAGGCGCCTGTTGCAAGACGCGAGACTAAAGTTGAAAAGCAAT CCAGTTTGCAAGTTGCATTTGGCCCTAAAGGTTCATCGTCACCTTCCCTTAAAACATTTAGCAGTGGTAATAGTAAAACCAGTGGCTCAAAATCTAAAATTTCTGCTAATGAGAAAAATGGTTCAACACATTATTCAACTGCTATTGTGGATCAGAGTAATACTTGTGTGATAGATGTTGCTGATGATGATACCACTGATTCATCGGAtgggaaaataaaaaaagactaCAAGGATCCGTGG GATCTTAACTCAAACTATCCTATTACTCTTCCTCTGAGGAAGCCCTACTCTGGAGATccag AAATTCTTAATGAGATAGAATTTGGGGAGGCTGCTACTAACGTGGAATATGATGATAAAACTCTTGACTCCGCCAAAGAATTGGGGCTCTTG CAGGACAGCAATGAGCAACATAGAATGCTTTTTTTTAAGCTTCCTGTTGTTCTGCCTTTCATCAAGGGGGAGGAGAAAAGTGGTACCTCAAAAGTAGCAGCAAACACCAAAAAGGGAACTAACTTGTTGGAGCTTCCGGGTGGATATATGGGAAAAATGCTGGTATACAAAAGTGGAGCAGTCAAAATAAAACTAGGAGAAACCTTGTTTGAT GTGTCTCCAGGTACAAAATCTATATGTGCCCAAGATGTTATTGCAATGAACACTGCACAGAAACACTGCTGCAATCTTGGGACAGTTGACGCAAAGGTTGTTGTAACTCCtgattttggttccattgaaCTGGAGGATAGATAG
- the LOC101505422 gene encoding uncharacterized protein isoform X2 translates to MNFRCISSSCKRKSSTPFSCSSSHQNNNNPLSMLNNSFNNNNNDGDGDDAAERAFCCRFIGPPPSQTEVHHALSSLQRVLGSTSRIEPFRDTYCDKPENEQGHVSKDEADTDWLEPTLFPYNPIMLQANGSDRVFFAIHLLQTDPSVQRLVKSLSTDEAVWEAVLNNEVVQELRESISADQEHVLQSLDEIANDNPHNTTNVLIWLVNTARAKFMEVIEKITKIVINFFQDSFNKTAADTEDSKPFNEKLRVSFMLSIMVLLIVVVSRVQS, encoded by the exons ATGAATTTTCGTTGCATTTCTTCTTCTTGCAAACGCAAATCATCAACCCCTTTTTCATGCTCTTCTTctcatcaaaataataataatcccCTTTCCATGTTGAACAACtctttcaataataataataatgacggTGATGGTGATGATGCTGCCGAACGTGCGTTTTGTTGTCGTTTCATTGGCCCTCCTCCTTCTCAAACTGAAGTTCATCATGCACTCTCTTCTCTCCAGCG GGTGTTAGGGTCCACTTCGCGTATTGAGCCCTTTAGGGACACATATTGCGACAAACCAGAAAATGAGCAAGGCCATGTTTCTAAAGATGAGGCAGATACAGACTGGCTAGAACCAACTTTGTTTCCATATAATCCGATAATGCTACAAGCAAATGGATCTGATAGAGTTTTTTTTGCAATTCACTTGTTGCAGACTGATCCATCTGTTCAG AGATTAGTAAAATCATTATCAACGGATGAAGCTGTTTGGGAGGCTGTTCTGAACAATGAAGTCGTTCAGGAACTCAGAGAGTCAATATCTGCAG ATCAAGAGCATGTTCTTCAGAGTCTAGATGAGATTGCTAATGATAACCCTCATAATACAACAAATGTTTTAATTTGGCTAGTAAATACTGCCAGAGCCAAATTCATGGAAGTAATTGAGAAAATTACGAAGATTgtgatcaatttttttcaagatTCATTTAACAAGACGGCTGCCGATACAGAAGATTCTAAACCCTTTAATGAGAAACTGAGAGTTTCTTTCATGCTTTCCATCATGGTCTTGTTGATTGTGGTGGTGAGTCGTGTCCAAAGTTAA
- the LOC101505757 gene encoding uncharacterized protein isoform X1, whose translation MDKDPNETPRPPRKVKYTPKKLKPRETKIQSRCGADEQNSVETQARVHRLNLEAPVARRETKVEKQSSLQVAFGPKGSSSPSLKTFSSGNSKTSGSKSKISANEKNGSTHYSTAIVDQSNTCVIDVADDDTTDSSDGKIKKDYKDPWDLNSNYPITLPLRKPYSGDPEILNEIEFGEAATNVEYDDKTLDSAKELGLLDSNEQHRMLFFKLPVVLPFIKGEEKSGTSKVAANTKKGTNLLELPGGYMGKMLVYKSGAVKIKLGETLFDVSPGTKSICAQDVIAMNTAQKHCCNLGTVDAKVVVTPDFGSIELEDR comes from the exons ATGGATAAGGATCCAAACGAGACTCCACGACCTCCCCGGAAG GTGAAGTACACTCCAAAGAAGCTCAAACCTCGAGAAACCAAAAT CCAATCGCGTTGTGGAGCAGATGAACAAAATAGTGTTGAAACTCAAGCTCGCGTGCATCGTTTGAAT TTGGAGGCGCCTGTTGCAAGACGCGAGACTAAAGTTGAAAAGCAAT CCAGTTTGCAAGTTGCATTTGGCCCTAAAGGTTCATCGTCACCTTCCCTTAAAACATTTAGCAGTGGTAATAGTAAAACCAGTGGCTCAAAATCTAAAATTTCTGCTAATGAGAAAAATGGTTCAACACATTATTCAACTGCTATTGTGGATCAGAGTAATACTTGTGTGATAGATGTTGCTGATGATGATACCACTGATTCATCGGAtgggaaaataaaaaaagactaCAAGGATCCGTGG GATCTTAACTCAAACTATCCTATTACTCTTCCTCTGAGGAAGCCCTACTCTGGAGATccag AAATTCTTAATGAGATAGAATTTGGGGAGGCTGCTACTAACGTGGAATATGATGATAAAACTCTTGACTCCGCCAAAGAATTGGGGCTCTTG GACAGCAATGAGCAACATAGAATGCTTTTTTTTAAGCTTCCTGTTGTTCTGCCTTTCATCAAGGGGGAGGAGAAAAGTGGTACCTCAAAAGTAGCAGCAAACACCAAAAAGGGAACTAACTTGTTGGAGCTTCCGGGTGGATATATGGGAAAAATGCTGGTATACAAAAGTGGAGCAGTCAAAATAAAACTAGGAGAAACCTTGTTTGAT GTGTCTCCAGGTACAAAATCTATATGTGCCCAAGATGTTATTGCAATGAACACTGCACAGAAACACTGCTGCAATCTTGGGACAGTTGACGCAAAGGTTGTTGTAACTCCtgattttggttccattgaaCTGGAGGATAGATAG